In Sandaracinaceae bacterium, one DNA window encodes the following:
- a CDS encoding c-type cytochrome, which translates to MTRSFIPFAAIALLLLGCEERLTQPDGQPAPTRTLTPVERGQYLVDVGGCNDCHTPWTMGENGPGPDMTRALSGHPADLEMPTPPSPVGPWIVASAATNTAHAGPWGVSFTANLTPHEDTGLGTWTTETFISTIRNGRHMGRGRPLLPPMPYFNYAKMTDDDLAAVFAYLQSIPAIDNQVPPPRPPAQ; encoded by the coding sequence ATGACCCGCAGCTTCATTCCCTTCGCCGCGATCGCGCTGCTCCTCCTCGGCTGCGAGGAGCGCCTCACCCAGCCCGACGGGCAGCCCGCGCCGACGCGCACCCTCACCCCCGTCGAGCGCGGCCAGTACCTCGTCGACGTGGGTGGGTGCAACGACTGCCACACGCCGTGGACGATGGGCGAGAACGGGCCCGGGCCCGACATGACCCGCGCGCTCTCCGGTCACCCCGCGGACCTGGAGATGCCGACGCCGCCCTCCCCGGTCGGTCCGTGGATCGTGGCCTCGGCCGCGACCAACACCGCGCACGCCGGGCCGTGGGGGGTGAGCTTCACCGCGAACCTCACGCCGCACGAGGACACGGGCCTCGGCACGTGGACGACCGAGACCTTCATCTCCACCATCCGCAACGGCCGACACATGGGCCGCGGGCGGCCGCTGCTGCCGCCCATGCCGTACTTCAACTACGCGAAGATGACCGACGACGACCTGGCCGCGGTCTTCGCGTATCTCCAGAGCATCCCGGCCATCGACAACCAGGTCCCACCGCCGCGACCGCCCGCGCAGTGA
- a CDS encoding GAF domain-containing protein produces the protein MTPSLASLPSRVFDGIVPATVATCSADGVPNVAVLSQVYRVDARHVALSRQFFNKTTRNVLANPAALVSLWDPLDFTIYRIRARYLSSETEGALFDEMAVRIEAIASHTGMKGIFKLLAADLFVVDDVVVVTEHLAPFDPSATCSEELDSKEQLARPPEAREELWALQRLSHQLSRAVHLDELLDGLLERLAEDFGFAHSMVLLWDESAARLITVASHGYDEDGVGSEVALGEGMIGTAAEERRILRVGQLERALRYGMAVRAGVEAEGEACFGPSVPLPGLPDVQSQLALPLQVGERLVGVLALESRSVSCFESWHEAFLGVVADHVAAGIERLADVEHAPFPEGLPTRRFVFYRNDDCVFVDGEYLIRNVPGRILWRLLSQYRDSGRTEFTNRELRLDPTLGLPAVKDNLESRLILLRKRLEQKCPDVRLVRRARGRFGMELECEVSLEERLDASA, from the coding sequence GTGACCCCTTCGCTCGCGTCGCTCCCGTCTCGCGTCTTCGACGGCATCGTCCCCGCCACGGTCGCGACCTGCTCGGCCGACGGCGTCCCGAACGTCGCCGTGCTCAGCCAGGTCTACCGGGTGGACGCGCGGCACGTCGCCCTCTCGCGCCAGTTCTTCAACAAGACCACGCGCAACGTGCTCGCGAACCCGGCCGCGCTGGTCTCGCTCTGGGATCCGCTCGACTTCACCATCTACCGGATCCGCGCTCGCTATCTCTCGTCCGAGACCGAGGGCGCGCTCTTCGACGAGATGGCGGTGCGGATCGAGGCCATCGCGTCGCACACGGGCATGAAGGGGATCTTCAAGCTGCTCGCGGCCGACCTCTTCGTCGTCGACGACGTGGTGGTCGTCACCGAGCACCTCGCGCCATTCGACCCGAGCGCGACGTGCTCGGAGGAGCTCGACAGCAAAGAGCAGCTCGCGCGCCCGCCGGAGGCCCGCGAGGAGCTCTGGGCGCTCCAGCGTCTCTCCCACCAGCTCTCCCGCGCGGTCCACCTCGACGAGCTCCTCGACGGTCTCCTCGAGCGGCTGGCCGAGGACTTCGGGTTCGCCCACTCGATGGTGCTGCTCTGGGACGAGAGCGCGGCGCGGCTCATCACCGTCGCGAGCCACGGCTACGACGAAGACGGGGTGGGCTCGGAGGTCGCGCTCGGCGAGGGGATGATCGGGACGGCCGCGGAGGAGCGGCGCATCCTGCGCGTGGGGCAGCTCGAGCGCGCGCTCCGCTACGGGATGGCCGTGCGGGCCGGGGTGGAGGCGGAGGGGGAGGCGTGCTTCGGGCCCTCGGTCCCGCTCCCCGGCCTGCCGGACGTGCAGAGCCAGCTGGCCTTGCCGCTGCAAGTCGGCGAGCGCCTCGTCGGCGTGCTCGCCCTGGAGTCCCGCAGCGTCTCTTGCTTCGAGAGCTGGCACGAGGCGTTCCTGGGCGTGGTGGCCGACCACGTCGCGGCGGGGATCGAGCGCCTCGCGGACGTGGAGCACGCGCCGTTTCCGGAGGGGCTGCCCACGCGGCGTTTCGTGTTCTATCGCAACGACGACTGCGTCTTCGTCGACGGCGAGTACCTCATCCGGAACGTGCCCGGGCGCATCCTCTGGCGGCTGCTCTCGCAGTACCGGGACTCGGGCCGCACGGAGTTCACCAACCGTGAGCTCCGCCTCGACCCGACCCTCGGGCTGCCCGCGGTCAAGGACAACCTCGAGAGCCGGCTCATCCTCCTGCGCAAGCGGCTCGAGCAGAAGTGTCCCGACGTGCGCCTGGTCCGTCGCGCGCGGGGGCGCTTCGGCATGGAGCTCGAGTGCGAGGTGTCGCTCGAGGAGCGCCTCGACGCCAGCGCGTGA